A section of the Methanosarcina mazei S-6 genome encodes:
- a CDS encoding ATP-binding cassette domain-containing protein — protein MPIILENISVFYSRNTPLEIAALKDVNLRIEKGEFVGILGEKGAGKSTLIKLFNGLLRPDSGRITVNGLDPSSKKVKSRVGMVFQQPADQLFCRTVYEEIAFGPLNFGYSRKETEERVFEALEAASLERSMLSRDPLSLSGGEMQRVALAGALALRPDYLVLDEPITGLDPAGKKEILETLKKIKGQGTTIITVTHNLKGFFPLLERIVLIKEGRISFQGSRKEYMETENVPLPPVASMMRELHSRGIQVNPAVFTVEEALKEILRVKSMIEKEKAEKERAEKQTKK, from the coding sequence ATGCCGATTATTCTTGAAAACATAAGTGTCTTCTACTCCAGAAATACCCCTCTTGAAATTGCAGCCTTAAAAGATGTTAACCTGCGTATTGAAAAAGGGGAATTTGTGGGGATACTTGGAGAAAAAGGTGCAGGGAAATCCACTCTTATAAAGCTGTTTAACGGCCTTCTGCGTCCGGATTCGGGAAGAATAACAGTTAACGGGCTTGACCCCTCTTCAAAAAAGGTTAAAAGCAGGGTAGGGATGGTATTTCAGCAGCCTGCAGACCAGCTCTTTTGCAGGACAGTATATGAAGAAATAGCATTCGGGCCTCTTAATTTCGGATATTCCAGAAAAGAAACTGAAGAAAGGGTTTTTGAAGCCCTTGAAGCCGCATCTCTTGAACGTTCAATGCTGTCCAGAGACCCCCTGAGTCTGAGCGGAGGAGAAATGCAGAGAGTCGCACTTGCAGGAGCCCTTGCACTCAGGCCGGACTACCTTGTGCTTGACGAACCGATAACAGGGCTTGACCCTGCCGGTAAAAAAGAGATTCTGGAGACTCTCAAAAAAATAAAGGGGCAGGGGACGACAATTATAACCGTAACCCATAACCTCAAAGGGTTTTTTCCTCTGCTGGAAAGAATAGTACTCATTAAGGAAGGAAGGATAAGTTTTCAGGGGAGCAGAAAAGAGTACATGGAAACTGAAAATGTTCCTCTTCCTCCTGTGGCTTCCATGATGAGAGAACTTCATTCCAGGGGCATACAGGTAAATCCTGCAGTATTTACTGTTGAGGAAGCCCTTAAAGAGATATTGCGTGTAAAATCAATGATTGAAAAAGAAAAGGCTGAAAAAGAAAGAGCTGAAAAACAGACTAAAAAGTAA
- a CDS encoding energy-coupling factor transporter ATPase, whose translation MIRLENVSYCYPDGTPALTNINLTIRKGEYLGIIGRNGSGKSTLALHLNGLRRPQKGKVIVKGIDAGDFSKLQEVRKIVGIVFQNPETQFIGRTVEEDLAFGPENLCLPPAEIRKRVDRALAEIKLEKYRHHSPKSLSGGQGQCVALAGVLTMEPECLVFDEVTSMLDPDSGEAVLRRIKKLHEKGKTIVYTTHNLEELHVADRIIVMDRGRIVLEGEPEYVLSDPLLKDLGLTPPSLIELAEQLKNHGIEISWENTSSPSSFAEELCRLFLKT comes from the coding sequence ATGATCCGGCTCGAAAACGTAAGTTACTGCTATCCTGATGGAACCCCTGCTCTAACAAACATAAATCTGACGATAAGAAAAGGGGAGTACCTGGGGATAATAGGGAGGAACGGGAGCGGCAAATCCACTCTTGCTCTCCACCTTAATGGGCTCCGAAGACCTCAGAAAGGAAAGGTCATTGTAAAGGGCATCGACGCCGGAGACTTTTCAAAGCTTCAGGAGGTCAGGAAAATTGTTGGAATCGTATTTCAAAACCCTGAAACCCAGTTTATTGGCAGGACTGTAGAAGAAGACCTTGCTTTTGGTCCTGAAAACCTCTGCCTCCCCCCGGCGGAAATACGCAAAAGGGTGGATAGAGCCCTTGCAGAAATCAAACTTGAGAAATACAGGCACCATTCCCCAAAGTCCCTGAGTGGAGGGCAGGGTCAGTGCGTGGCTCTTGCAGGGGTCCTTACCATGGAGCCTGAATGTCTTGTTTTTGATGAAGTAACATCCATGCTTGACCCTGATTCCGGAGAAGCTGTCCTCAGGCGCATAAAAAAGCTTCATGAAAAAGGAAAGACCATTGTATATACCACACATAACCTGGAAGAACTTCATGTTGCAGACAGGATCATAGTAATGGACAGGGGGAGAATAGTGCTTGAAGGAGAACCTGAATACGTACTCTCAGATCCTTTACTTAAAGATCTGGGGCTTACTCCACCTTCCCTCATAGAACTTGCAGAGCAGCTGAAAAACCATGGAATCGAAATTTCATGGGAAAATACCTCTTCCCCTTCCAGCTTTGCGGAGGAACTATGCCGATTATTCTTGAAAACATAA
- a CDS encoding biotin transporter BioY — MHIRHDNSYPPHTSELRKMVFASLFAALTAVGAYIQIPIPFSPVPVTLQVFFVLLAGSMLKSKWGSLSMVVYTLLGVAGLPVFSGGSSGLGVLLGPTGGYIFGFIVAAYFTGKLAEKAERAGKSGLAVNALNMSAGILTIYALGVTQLMLVAEIGLGTALALGAIPFIPGEIVKTAAAAYIATTYKL; from the coding sequence ATGCATATAAGACATGACAATTCTTACCCACCCCATACCTCGGAACTCCGGAAAATGGTCTTTGCATCCCTTTTTGCAGCCCTGACTGCTGTGGGAGCTTATATACAGATCCCTATACCTTTTTCTCCTGTTCCTGTCACACTGCAGGTTTTTTTTGTTTTGCTTGCAGGAAGTATGTTAAAGAGTAAATGGGGGAGCCTGAGCATGGTTGTATATACCCTTCTCGGTGTTGCAGGGCTTCCGGTCTTTTCAGGAGGCAGTTCAGGTCTGGGAGTGCTCCTGGGACCTACAGGAGGATATATTTTCGGTTTTATCGTGGCTGCGTACTTTACAGGCAAACTCGCTGAAAAAGCAGAAAGGGCTGGAAAGTCAGGGCTTGCAGTTAATGCCCTCAATATGAGTGCGGGAATTTTAACTATATATGCCCTGGGTGTTACCCAGTTAATGCTGGTTGCTGAAATCGGTCTTGGGACAGCACTTGCCCTCGGAGCCATCCCCTTTATTCCGGGAGAAATAGTGAAAACCGCAGCTGCAGCATATATCGCTACAACCTATAAGCTTTAA
- a CDS encoding N-acetyltransferase, with protein MIRKARISDVVEMKQIINTYSREELMLARSLSEMYENIRDYYVCEIEGEIVGCCALHVVWEDLAEILALAVKPDCARKGVGTKLVSACLEDAKSLGMKEVFALTYVPGFFETLGFNIVDKNSLPRKIWSGCIRCPKFPDCNEIAVLKSIKE; from the coding sequence TTGATCAGAAAAGCCAGGATAAGTGATGTTGTTGAGATGAAACAGATCATCAACACTTACTCCAGGGAGGAGCTTATGCTTGCTCGCTCCCTGAGCGAGATGTATGAGAACATCAGGGACTATTACGTTTGTGAGATCGAAGGAGAAATTGTGGGATGCTGTGCCCTGCATGTAGTCTGGGAAGACCTTGCGGAAATTCTTGCTCTCGCCGTTAAACCTGATTGTGCAAGAAAAGGAGTGGGCACAAAGCTTGTCTCAGCCTGTCTTGAGGATGCAAAAAGCCTCGGCATGAAAGAAGTTTTTGCTCTTACCTATGTGCCCGGTTTTTTTGAAACCCTTGGCTTTAATATTGTTGACAAAAACAGCCTGCCCCGGAAAATCTGGTCAGGATGCATCAGGTGCCCCAAGTTCCCGGATTGTAATGAGATTGCCGTCCTTAAGTCAATCAAAGAATGA
- a CDS encoding metal-dependent transcriptional regulator, giving the protein MHTDRLEEYLETILYLITKNQSPAKTKQIAEELNVSSPSVTEMIKKLHSMGFVEYKPYQGVELTEKGAEEAVRIKRKHQVLETFLAEVLDFDRREAHKEACELEHAVSDSVLERIYDFLGNPEYCPDGHPINIDKNNLQREEAFIPLDEMKEGSSGTVARVTLPRETKERLTSLGIIAGEDIEVRRKQKQGCISVMAVGSEIALGRDVAKKIFITPK; this is encoded by the coding sequence ATGCATACGGATCGACTTGAAGAGTACCTTGAAACTATTCTTTACCTTATTACAAAAAACCAGAGCCCTGCTAAAACTAAACAAATTGCAGAAGAACTCAATGTGTCATCACCCAGTGTGACGGAAATGATTAAAAAGTTGCATTCAATGGGGTTTGTTGAATATAAACCTTATCAGGGGGTAGAATTGACTGAAAAAGGGGCTGAAGAAGCTGTTCGGATTAAAAGGAAACACCAGGTGCTTGAAACTTTCCTGGCTGAAGTCCTTGATTTTGACCGGAGGGAAGCCCATAAGGAAGCCTGTGAGCTTGAACATGCGGTATCGGATTCGGTTCTTGAGAGAATTTACGATTTCCTTGGAAACCCGGAGTACTGTCCTGACGGACACCCGATAAATATTGATAAAAATAATTTGCAGCGAGAAGAAGCGTTCATTCCTCTGGATGAAATGAAAGAGGGAAGTTCAGGCACGGTTGCAAGAGTAACCCTTCCCAGAGAAACCAAAGAGCGTTTGACCTCCCTTGGTATTATAGCAGGAGAGGATATCGAAGTCCGGCGCAAGCAAAAACAGGGCTGTATTTCAGTCATGGCTGTCGGGTCCGAGATCGCCCTTGGAAGGGATGTAGCAAAAAAAATTTTCATCACTCCTAAATGA
- the feoB gene encoding ferrous iron transport protein B, protein MIEISSSCCNSGERGKNDPLYERIPPYDLTLAFIGNPSVGKSVFFSRLTGVGVEVSNYPGTTVSLKQGTVKVNDRTIEVVDLPGIYSLGVANEDEKVTKRFLIENSPDVIVNVLDASRLERNLYLTLQLLELDIPMVIALNQVDLAAELGILVDTDKLSELLGLPVVPTVATWGVGLDDVVLAALEEARKVQKHHRVRYSQWIRQALSGLDHAFPNVSQSVKIAALLNDAEFVELCCMPPEANAILSSARRLRQNIEIDYGISVPDTVARDLYGESGFIVDTVVSSFEPKKRFRDKVDKVLTSPHFGIAVLISALLFTFLMVFRVGGFLETWIVNDLFEPHIIQPVEEMTRDMSPVVRNLIVYSLRGVEAGFAIAIPYIAVFYAILSIFEDSGYLTRAAFLLDNVTHKLGLHGRAVIPLVLGFGCNVPAIMAVHALGTKREKRIASILISLIPCSARTVIILGLVGTFVGFWPAVSIYVLEVIIIGAMGWILGRTLPGQRSGFIMEMTPLRKPELKSTLRKTWMKSREFLYIAFPLLLAGSAALGVADALGLLSVFQDFVEPISVGLLGLPAFAATALVFGILRKEMALQILAVLAGTANFAAVMTPLQMYQFAVITTIYVPCVATIAVLKHELGTKDTTLIVTFTIVLAVVVGVLIRIFGPLFL, encoded by the coding sequence GTGATAGAGATTTCCAGCTCATGCTGTAATTCCGGTGAGAGAGGTAAAAATGACCCCCTTTATGAAAGGATTCCTCCCTATGATTTGACACTTGCTTTTATAGGCAACCCGAGCGTTGGAAAAAGCGTTTTTTTTAGCAGGCTTACAGGCGTCGGGGTTGAAGTTTCCAACTATCCTGGCACAACTGTTTCGCTCAAACAGGGAACTGTAAAAGTAAACGACAGGACCATTGAAGTAGTAGACCTTCCCGGAATATACTCTCTGGGGGTTGCAAACGAAGATGAAAAGGTAACCAAGAGATTCCTTATTGAAAATTCTCCTGATGTTATTGTTAATGTCCTTGATGCAAGCCGGCTTGAGAGAAACCTCTATCTGACCCTTCAGCTTCTGGAACTCGATATCCCTATGGTCATCGCCTTAAATCAGGTAGATCTTGCAGCCGAGCTTGGTATCCTTGTTGATACGGATAAACTCTCGGAACTTCTGGGCCTGCCCGTAGTCCCAACTGTTGCAACCTGGGGTGTGGGGCTTGACGATGTCGTGCTTGCGGCTCTTGAAGAAGCAAGAAAAGTCCAGAAGCACCACAGGGTAAGATACAGCCAGTGGATCCGTCAGGCTCTATCCGGGCTTGACCATGCTTTTCCGAATGTATCTCAAAGTGTTAAGATTGCAGCCCTGTTAAACGACGCGGAGTTTGTGGAACTCTGCTGCATGCCGCCTGAAGCAAATGCGATTCTTTCTTCTGCCAGGCGTTTGAGGCAGAATATTGAAATCGATTACGGAATCTCAGTTCCTGACACGGTCGCAAGAGACCTTTACGGAGAGTCCGGATTTATTGTTGACACTGTGGTTTCAAGTTTTGAGCCTAAAAAAAGGTTCCGTGATAAAGTAGATAAAGTTCTTACTTCTCCTCACTTCGGAATAGCAGTCCTTATATCTGCTCTTCTGTTTACGTTTTTAATGGTCTTCAGGGTAGGGGGTTTTCTCGAAACCTGGATTGTTAACGACCTTTTCGAGCCTCATATAATCCAGCCCGTCGAGGAGATGACTCGTGATATGTCTCCCGTTGTCAGAAACCTTATCGTCTATTCCCTGCGAGGTGTGGAAGCCGGATTCGCAATCGCAATCCCGTACATTGCAGTATTTTACGCGATTCTCTCCATATTCGAGGATTCGGGCTACCTGACAAGGGCAGCTTTTCTTCTGGACAATGTAACACATAAACTCGGGCTTCACGGGAGAGCTGTCATCCCTCTTGTTCTGGGGTTTGGCTGCAATGTCCCGGCAATAATGGCTGTACATGCACTCGGTACAAAAAGGGAAAAGAGGATAGCTTCGATTCTTATCTCTCTTATTCCCTGCTCTGCAAGGACAGTTATCATCCTTGGGCTTGTAGGGACCTTTGTTGGTTTCTGGCCTGCGGTTTCGATCTATGTGCTTGAGGTCATCATAATCGGAGCAATGGGCTGGATTCTTGGAAGAACTCTTCCGGGCCAGAGAAGCGGTTTCATTATGGAAATGACTCCTCTCAGGAAACCCGAACTCAAATCAACCCTCAGAAAGACCTGGATGAAAAGCCGTGAATTTTTATACATAGCTTTTCCGCTGCTGCTCGCAGGGAGTGCAGCCCTGGGAGTTGCCGATGCACTGGGACTTCTTTCTGTCTTCCAGGACTTCGTAGAGCCCATATCCGTAGGGCTTCTGGGACTTCCGGCTTTTGCCGCAACAGCTCTTGTCTTTGGGATTCTCAGAAAAGAAATGGCGCTTCAGATTCTTGCAGTACTGGCAGGCACAGCCAATTTTGCAGCAGTGATGACTCCGCTTCAGATGTATCAGTTTGCGGTGATCACTACGATTTATGTCCCTTGCGTGGCAACGATTGCAGTACTGAAGCATGAACTCGGTACAAAGGATACAACTCTAATTGTCACCTTCACAATAGTCCTTGCTGTTGTAGTAGGTGTTTTGATCCGGATTTTCGGGCCTTTATTCCTTTAA
- the smc gene encoding chromosome segregation protein SMC, which produces MYIKEIEFVNFKSFGKKVRISFYNDFTTISGPNGSGKSNIIDGILFALGLTSSRTLRAEKLTDLIYNGDEAKKPDFAQVTIRFDNADRKLPLELDEIEVSRKVRRTKNAYYSYFYFNGKAVSLGEIHSQLAKAGVTPEGYNVVMQGDVTQIISMTSVERRKIIDEIAGVAEFDERKQKALGELEIVRQQIERVDIILEEVRTQLEKLSGERDQALKYQSLKSEKVKFEGYVLLSKLKDARTELENVDKELAGKEEHLEKVQVLLNERAQELEALEIILENLSLEIRKKGEDEQLQVKKEIEETKGEISRCVDSIEVSESELEEADARRRKAFVDIDSTKGKVRELEEKIEAENVRKESISAEISERKTERMLLQSRIADIDAKFAATRDELMVARKKLEDVKNEKNELIRNEDRLLDALRRKSSELREIENQIKDAQAAVTASDSDTLSVQYEIEKLTSNLESLIKDRDDIESSHFRIKEDIKKLESRLHALQQEYAIAEARVRASEHGGGYSRAVEMVIGASRQEELFGIHGTIAQLGKVDRRYAAALEVAAGNRMQAVVVDTDADAAEAIEFLKRKKGGRATFLPLNKMKDARRLENLNYENGVIGYAIDLIEFDPDFEPAFWYVFQDTLVMEDLASARRLMGRARMVTLEGELLEKSGAMVGGSLSSKSGISFAAAEKDKLLELAEEIRSLDASRNAAISKQDSIESHVFELSRKIRDCEATISRKELELQEIAGREAKLAELLEAKQADLKTIEESRTELRAEMDRVIAEKTEKEGIAAELESRVAELEAKLADSPLPEINKKADFVDEEIRRLDGRMRDTEASLNALQLEKEYAEQKINEAKELIKELDEKKASRRERVDSLKAKITELEAQLEEKRKRELQLSDELIGLQNEREKVQAEHSAVKRRVSTAATTLEKAKQQVITLTATRSALFDQEKQLVEEIERRGIEDTSEVPSYETVYMRIQAIEEAMRRLEPVNMRAIDEYNEVEFRLSDLQGKRDTLFTEREQLLERIDQYEQLKRDTFMEAYISINSNFKEIFYELSDGMGELLLENPDDPFAGGMTLRAQPKEKTLQRIEAMSGGEKSLTALAFIFAIQQYRPAPFYAFDEIDMFLDGWNVERVSRRVKTSGSKVQFIVVSLRKPMIQAASRTIGVTMQENNITSITGVKLNG; this is translated from the coding sequence GTGTACATAAAAGAGATTGAGTTCGTTAATTTCAAGTCCTTTGGAAAAAAAGTAAGGATTTCCTTTTACAATGACTTCACCACTATTTCCGGTCCAAACGGAAGTGGAAAGTCAAATATCATAGATGGGATTCTCTTTGCGCTCGGGCTCACAAGCTCAAGAACCTTAAGGGCTGAAAAACTTACTGACCTTATTTATAACGGGGATGAAGCAAAAAAACCGGATTTTGCCCAGGTTACGATACGTTTTGACAATGCTGACCGCAAGCTGCCTTTAGAACTCGATGAGATTGAAGTCTCAAGAAAGGTCAGACGGACTAAAAATGCGTATTACAGCTATTTTTACTTTAACGGGAAAGCCGTAAGCCTCGGAGAGATTCATTCCCAGCTTGCAAAGGCAGGGGTAACCCCTGAAGGCTATAACGTAGTAATGCAGGGGGATGTCACACAGATTATTTCCATGACCTCTGTGGAAAGGCGGAAGATTATTGACGAGATTGCCGGGGTTGCAGAATTTGACGAGCGCAAGCAAAAAGCACTCGGTGAACTTGAAATCGTCAGGCAGCAGATAGAACGCGTTGATATTATCCTTGAAGAGGTGCGCACCCAGCTTGAAAAACTCTCGGGGGAGCGTGACCAGGCACTGAAATATCAGTCTCTTAAATCTGAAAAGGTTAAATTCGAAGGTTATGTCCTGCTCTCCAAACTCAAGGACGCAAGGACTGAACTGGAAAATGTGGATAAGGAACTGGCAGGAAAAGAAGAGCACCTCGAAAAAGTACAGGTACTGCTTAATGAAAGGGCTCAGGAACTGGAAGCCCTTGAAATAATCCTGGAAAATCTCTCCCTTGAAATCCGGAAAAAAGGGGAAGACGAACAGCTTCAGGTCAAGAAGGAAATAGAAGAGACAAAAGGGGAAATCTCCCGCTGTGTTGACAGCATTGAGGTTTCGGAATCCGAGCTTGAAGAAGCTGACGCACGGCGCAGAAAAGCATTTGTTGATATTGACTCTACAAAGGGAAAGGTCCGGGAGCTCGAAGAGAAAATCGAAGCTGAAAACGTAAGGAAAGAAAGCATCTCAGCAGAAATTTCCGAAAGAAAAACCGAGCGCATGCTTCTTCAGAGCAGGATTGCTGATATTGACGCAAAATTCGCAGCAACAAGGGACGAGCTCATGGTTGCCCGCAAAAAGCTCGAGGACGTTAAAAACGAAAAGAACGAGCTTATCCGGAATGAGGACAGGCTTCTTGATGCCCTCAGGAGAAAGTCTTCGGAACTGCGCGAGATCGAGAATCAGATAAAGGACGCACAGGCTGCAGTTACTGCTTCGGACAGCGATACCCTTTCTGTCCAGTATGAAATAGAAAAACTTACAAGCAATCTTGAGTCTCTCATAAAAGACCGGGACGATATTGAGAGCAGCCATTTCAGGATCAAAGAAGACATTAAAAAACTTGAAAGCCGACTTCATGCCCTCCAGCAGGAATATGCGATTGCTGAGGCAAGGGTCCGGGCTTCGGAGCATGGGGGGGGTTACTCAAGAGCAGTAGAGATGGTAATCGGGGCTTCCAGGCAGGAAGAGCTCTTCGGAATCCACGGTACCATTGCCCAGCTGGGAAAAGTAGACCGCAGGTATGCGGCTGCCCTTGAGGTTGCTGCAGGGAACAGGATGCAGGCAGTTGTCGTGGATACTGATGCTGACGCGGCAGAAGCGATCGAATTCCTTAAACGGAAAAAAGGGGGCAGGGCTACTTTTCTTCCGCTTAATAAAATGAAGGATGCTAGAAGGCTTGAAAACCTGAATTATGAAAATGGGGTAATAGGGTACGCAATCGATCTTATAGAATTCGATCCTGATTTCGAGCCTGCTTTCTGGTATGTTTTTCAGGATACTCTTGTTATGGAAGACCTTGCCAGTGCCCGCCGCCTTATGGGCAGGGCAAGAATGGTAACCCTTGAAGGTGAACTCCTTGAAAAGAGCGGGGCAATGGTAGGAGGTTCTCTTTCTTCAAAATCAGGGATTTCTTTTGCAGCAGCGGAAAAAGACAAGCTCCTTGAACTTGCGGAGGAGATAAGGTCCCTTGATGCAAGCCGGAATGCGGCAATCAGCAAACAGGACAGCATTGAAAGCCATGTTTTTGAGCTTAGCAGGAAGATCCGTGACTGTGAGGCTACGATTTCCAGAAAAGAACTCGAACTTCAGGAGATTGCCGGCAGGGAAGCCAAACTCGCAGAACTCCTTGAAGCCAAACAGGCAGATCTGAAAACGATTGAAGAATCAAGGACCGAACTCAGGGCTGAAATGGACAGGGTAATTGCGGAAAAGACTGAAAAAGAAGGTATTGCGGCTGAACTTGAATCCCGGGTCGCAGAACTTGAAGCAAAGCTTGCAGATTCTCCTCTTCCCGAGATAAACAAAAAAGCGGATTTTGTGGATGAAGAGATCCGCAGGCTTGACGGCAGGATGAGGGATACCGAAGCCAGCCTGAATGCCCTGCAGCTTGAAAAAGAATACGCTGAACAGAAGATTAACGAAGCCAAGGAGCTTATAAAAGAACTCGATGAAAAGAAAGCTTCAAGGCGTGAAAGAGTAGATTCTCTTAAAGCAAAAATTACTGAACTTGAAGCTCAGCTTGAAGAAAAACGGAAACGTGAACTTCAGCTTTCAGATGAGCTTATAGGGCTTCAGAATGAGAGGGAGAAAGTTCAGGCAGAACACAGTGCTGTAAAGCGCAGGGTCAGCACAGCTGCAACAACCCTTGAAAAAGCAAAACAGCAGGTAATTACGCTCACAGCTACCAGGAGTGCACTTTTTGACCAGGAAAAACAGCTGGTTGAAGAGATCGAGAGAAGAGGAATTGAAGATACCTCAGAGGTTCCGAGCTACGAAACCGTTTACATGCGGATACAGGCAATAGAAGAAGCCATGCGCAGGCTTGAACCTGTAAATATGCGGGCAATTGACGAGTATAATGAGGTGGAATTCAGGCTTTCTGACCTTCAGGGCAAGCGTGATACTCTCTTCACTGAAAGGGAGCAGCTCCTTGAACGCATTGACCAGTACGAACAGCTCAAGCGGGATACCTTTATGGAGGCTTACATAAGCATAAATTCCAACTTCAAAGAGATCTTTTACGAACTTTCTGACGGCATGGGCGAACTTCTGCTGGAAAACCCTGACGACCCCTTTGCCGGAGGAATGACCCTGAGAGCCCAGCCAAAAGAAAAGACCCTCCAGCGCATAGAAGCAATGTCCGGAGGAGAAAAGAGTCTTACTGCACTTGCTTTCATTTTTGCAATCCAGCAGTACCGACCTGCTCCTTTCTACGCTTTTGATGAGATTGACATGTTCCTTGACGGCTGGAATGTGGAGAGGGTCTCAAGGCGCGTAAAAACATCGGGCTCAAAGGTCCAGTTTATTGTTGTTTCTTTACGAAAGCCCATGATCCAGGCTGCAAGCCGGACAATAGGGGTTACTATGCAGGAGAATAATATCACGAGTATTACCGGAGTGAAGCTTAATGGCTGA
- a CDS encoding segregation/condensation protein A — protein MAEIIDNSALDISGLTSPEVCDSGEKDSLFSDPETFGLPTTLSYLGINWALLDLSEFNTCEPLGILVELAKDGKIDPWDIDVVQLTDNFLRRIEELQKMDLRISSRTLLYSAILLRMKSSVIMGPEEEEAEDFDSGFFDDEELPEPDEFPVPKLPVRRLSTRPVTLNELIVELKKAEKSLSRKNEKRARLAAEEHDIPDAPLATGDVLGIAHDEAISSRLALIWGRLVELFMKQPVAEFSALTHMSEDRIMDYLSLLFLASSRKIWLFQEELFGELHIYPGEDSGFPTENNPPLFHQIKKGLTEDVSDLEDGVNPEVLSCEPEYINPDSSEEAH, from the coding sequence ATGGCTGAAATTATTGATAACTCGGCACTCGACATTTCCGGCCTTACTTCTCCCGAGGTCTGCGATTCCGGTGAGAAGGACTCTCTTTTTTCAGACCCTGAAACTTTCGGGCTTCCTACAACTCTTTCTTATCTTGGCATTAACTGGGCTCTTCTTGACCTCTCGGAATTTAACACCTGTGAGCCTCTGGGCATTCTGGTCGAACTTGCAAAGGACGGAAAGATAGACCCCTGGGACATCGATGTTGTGCAGCTAACCGATAATTTCCTGCGCAGGATAGAAGAACTCCAGAAAATGGACCTCAGAATTTCTTCAAGGACTCTCCTTTATTCAGCTATCCTCCTCCGCATGAAATCTTCAGTAATCATGGGGCCTGAAGAAGAGGAGGCAGAAGATTTTGACTCTGGCTTTTTCGATGACGAAGAGCTTCCGGAGCCTGATGAGTTTCCGGTTCCGAAGCTACCTGTCCGCCGCCTTTCAACAAGGCCTGTTACATTGAATGAACTGATAGTGGAGCTCAAAAAAGCCGAAAAATCACTCTCAAGAAAAAACGAAAAAAGAGCCCGTCTGGCAGCAGAAGAACATGATATTCCTGATGCCCCTCTGGCTACCGGAGATGTGCTCGGGATTGCCCATGACGAGGCTATCAGCTCGAGGCTGGCCTTAATCTGGGGCAGGCTTGTTGAGCTTTTTATGAAGCAGCCTGTTGCGGAATTTTCTGCCCTGACCCACATGAGTGAGGACAGGATAATGGATTACCTTTCCCTTCTCTTTCTTGCTTCAAGCAGGAAGATCTGGCTTTTCCAGGAGGAGCTTTTCGGAGAGTTACATATTTATCCCGGAGAGGATTCCGGTTTTCCCACAGAGAATAACCCTCCTCTTTTCCATCAGATAAAAAAGGGCTTAACAGAAGATGTTTCAGATCTCGAAGACGGCGTAAATCCTGAAGTCCTTTCCTGTGAACCGGAATATATAAATCCTGACTCTTCTGAAGAAGCACATTAA